A portion of the Thiohalorhabdus denitrificans genome contains these proteins:
- a CDS encoding hydrogenase maturation protease, which produces MSIAVLGIGSPFGGDRVGWAVVEALRPEAEARWPAVRLTALDRPGPGLLPHLEGVGYAVLVDAVRSGAPPGTLHRFRGLDGLPAADPLSSHGFGLAEALALAERVGVLPEWVVVGVEADVRKPPPEAVVARAAAAVREEVAARSRP; this is translated from the coding sequence ATGAGCATCGCCGTGCTCGGCATCGGCTCCCCCTTCGGCGGCGACCGGGTGGGGTGGGCGGTGGTGGAGGCGCTGCGTCCGGAGGCGGAGGCGCGCTGGCCGGCGGTGCGGCTTACGGCCCTGGACCGCCCGGGCCCGGGGCTGCTCCCCCACCTGGAGGGCGTGGGCTACGCCGTGCTGGTGGACGCCGTGCGCAGCGGGGCCCCGCCGGGGACCCTGCACCGGTTCCGCGGCCTGGATGGGCTCCCCGCCGCCGATCCTCTGTCCTCCCACGGCTTCGGGCTGGCGGAGGCCCTGGCCCTGGCCGAGCGGGTGGGGGTCCTGCCCGAGTGGGTGGTGGTCGGGGTGGAGGCCGATGTCCGGAAGCCACCGCCGGAGGCGGTGGTGGCCCGGGCCGCCGCGGCCGTGCGGGAGGAGGTGGCCGCCCGGAGTCGCCCCTAG
- a CDS encoding Ni/Fe hydrogenase subunit alpha, giving the protein MSDQTRRIDIDVPVLSRVEGEGALEVHAAGGRITDLKLRIFEPPRMFERFLEGRGYHEVADAVARICGICPVAYQMSAVQALESIFGVEPGDWVRAMRRVFYCGEWIQSHALHIHLLALPDFFGYDSALAMAADYPGEVRRGMRLQALGNELMALFGARAVHPVGARVGGFHHAPKAADVADLRGRLEAAIPEAEALARWAAGFDLPDNGQEFPCLALRNGADYPMNRGRIAASTGLDVPVAEFADHVTEEQVPHSTAFHARLDGEPYLVGPLARLNINADVLPAATRALLADTGPALPSTNPFHSLLARALEIHAALVEAVRLLGDYRVPERPYAEVAPRAGTGYGATEAPRGVLWHRYETDDAGRVTAARIVPPTAQNQARMEEDLRLSLEARGLDAPDDELRFLGERVIRNYDPCISCATHFLDLTVHRR; this is encoded by the coding sequence GTGAGCGACCAGACCCGCCGCATCGATATCGACGTGCCGGTGCTCTCCCGGGTGGAAGGGGAGGGCGCCCTGGAGGTGCACGCGGCGGGCGGCCGAATCACGGACCTCAAGCTCCGCATCTTCGAGCCGCCGCGCATGTTCGAGCGCTTCCTGGAGGGGCGGGGCTACCACGAGGTGGCGGATGCGGTGGCGCGCATCTGCGGCATCTGCCCGGTGGCCTACCAGATGAGTGCGGTGCAGGCCCTGGAGTCCATCTTCGGCGTGGAGCCCGGTGACTGGGTGCGCGCCATGCGCCGGGTCTTCTACTGCGGGGAATGGATCCAGAGCCACGCCCTGCATATCCACCTGCTGGCCCTGCCGGACTTCTTCGGCTACGACAGCGCCCTGGCCATGGCCGCCGACTACCCGGGGGAGGTACGCCGCGGCATGCGCCTGCAGGCCCTGGGCAACGAGCTCATGGCCCTGTTCGGGGCGCGGGCGGTGCACCCCGTGGGGGCCCGGGTGGGCGGTTTCCACCACGCGCCGAAGGCCGCAGACGTCGCCGACCTGCGGGGCCGCCTGGAGGCCGCCATTCCGGAGGCGGAGGCCCTGGCGCGCTGGGCGGCGGGATTCGATCTGCCGGACAACGGCCAGGAATTCCCCTGCCTGGCCCTGCGCAACGGCGCCGACTACCCCATGAACCGGGGCCGGATTGCCGCTTCCACCGGCCTCGATGTGCCCGTGGCCGAATTCGCCGACCACGTCACCGAGGAGCAGGTGCCCCACTCCACGGCCTTCCACGCCCGCCTGGACGGCGAGCCCTACCTGGTGGGTCCGCTCGCCCGGCTCAATATCAACGCCGACGTGCTGCCCGCGGCGACCCGGGCCCTGCTGGCGGACACGGGACCGGCGCTGCCCTCCACCAACCCCTTCCACTCCCTGCTTGCCCGAGCCCTGGAGATCCACGCGGCCCTGGTGGAGGCGGTCCGCCTGCTGGGCGACTACCGGGTCCCGGAGCGGCCCTACGCCGAGGTCGCGCCCCGGGCGGGCACGGGGTACGGGGCCACCGAGGCCCCGCGGGGGGTCCTGTGGCACCGCTACGAGACCGACGACGCCGGGCGCGTCACCGCGGCCCGCATCGTGCCGCCCACGGCGCAGAACCAGGCGCGCATGGAGGAGGATCTGCGCCTCAGCCTGGAGGCCCGCGGCCTCGACGCCCCGGACGACGAGCTGCGCTTCCTCGGCGAGCGGGTGATCCGGAACTACGACCCCTGCATCTCCTGCGCCACGCACTTCCTCGACCTCACCGTCCACCGCCGATGA
- a CDS encoding NADH-quinone oxidoreductase subunit B family protein, whose product MGKAGDEAKPRVAVHKFSSCDGCQLAFLDLGEDLVRLAELVDFVHFAEAGPVDPEAETDIAFVEGSISTPGEAERIKRIRANTRYLVPIGACATSGGIQALRNLHDGKQWLADVYPSPEYVESLATSTGIADNVTVDYQLWGCPVNGRQVLAAVRALLWGVDPVPERDKVCMECKRAGHVCVLVSRGQPCLGPVTVTGCGALCPAFGRDCYGCYGPAENPNPDALGRRFEGLGLMREDVARRFHFIHSHREPLHGAGLRWGGGGGRGP is encoded by the coding sequence ATGGGAAAGGCGGGTGATGAAGCCAAGCCCCGGGTGGCCGTGCACAAGTTCAGCTCCTGCGACGGCTGCCAGCTGGCCTTCCTGGATCTCGGCGAGGATCTGGTGCGACTCGCCGAGCTGGTGGACTTCGTCCACTTCGCCGAGGCCGGACCGGTGGACCCCGAGGCGGAGACCGACATCGCCTTCGTGGAGGGCAGCATCTCCACGCCCGGGGAGGCGGAGCGGATCAAGAGGATCCGGGCCAACACCCGCTACCTGGTGCCCATCGGCGCCTGCGCCACCTCCGGCGGCATCCAGGCCCTGCGCAACCTCCACGACGGCAAGCAGTGGCTGGCGGACGTCTACCCCTCCCCGGAGTACGTGGAGAGCCTGGCCACCTCCACCGGCATCGCCGACAACGTAACGGTGGACTACCAGCTGTGGGGCTGCCCGGTGAACGGGCGCCAGGTGCTCGCCGCGGTACGGGCCCTGCTCTGGGGGGTGGATCCGGTTCCGGAGCGGGACAAGGTTTGCATGGAGTGCAAGCGGGCGGGGCATGTCTGCGTCCTGGTGAGCCGGGGCCAGCCCTGCCTGGGGCCGGTGACCGTCACCGGCTGCGGCGCCCTGTGCCCTGCCTTCGGCCGCGACTGCTACGGCTGCTACGGGCCGGCGGAGAACCCCAATCCCGATGCCCTCGGGCGGCGCTTCGAGGGCCTGGGGCTGATGCGCGAGGACGTGGCCCGGCGCTTCCATTTCATCCACAGCCACCGGGAGCCCCTGCACGGCGCCGGCCTGCGCTGGGGCGGTGGCGGCGGGAGAGGCCCGTGA
- a CDS encoding TOBE domain-containing protein — translation MPPSFPTHPAGRLWLEKEDQGFLGQGRAELLERIDELGSMAKAARAMGMGYKRAWDMVEAMNNLADAPLVERVTGGRGGGGTRLTEHGRRMIEEFRAAEAAYTRFLEMLAAESGDPERLRALMGRLAMRTSARNQWWGRITDIQSGSVNTEVVLRLGGGEPLVAVITNQSVRELALAEGTEVLALVKATHIILTGEDAGLRTSARNRLCGTVERIDQGEVEAGITLRLGGGNTVTGVVTNESVATLGLAEGGAACALIKASHVILAVNG, via the coding sequence GTGCCCCCATCGTTCCCCACCCATCCCGCCGGCCGTCTTTGGCTCGAGAAGGAGGATCAGGGCTTCCTCGGCCAGGGCCGCGCGGAGCTGCTGGAGCGCATCGACGAGCTGGGCTCCATGGCCAAGGCGGCGCGGGCCATGGGCATGGGCTACAAACGGGCCTGGGACATGGTGGAGGCCATGAACAACCTGGCCGATGCGCCCCTGGTGGAGCGCGTCACCGGGGGCCGGGGCGGCGGCGGAACCCGCCTGACCGAGCACGGGCGGCGGATGATCGAGGAGTTCCGGGCCGCTGAGGCCGCCTACACCCGGTTCCTGGAGATGCTGGCGGCCGAGTCCGGCGACCCGGAGCGGCTGCGGGCCCTGATGGGGAGGTTGGCCATGCGGACGAGCGCGCGGAACCAGTGGTGGGGCCGGATAACGGACATCCAGTCCGGCTCCGTGAATACGGAAGTGGTGCTGCGCCTGGGCGGCGGCGAGCCGCTGGTGGCGGTGATCACCAACCAAAGCGTCCGGGAGCTGGCCCTGGCCGAGGGTACCGAGGTGCTGGCCCTGGTGAAGGCCACCCACATCATCCTGACCGGAGAGGATGCGGGGCTGCGAACCAGCGCGCGCAACCGGCTGTGCGGGACCGTGGAGCGGATCGATCAAGGCGAGGTGGAGGCCGGGATTACCCTCCGGCTGGGCGGCGGCAACACGGTTACCGGGGTGGTCACCAACGAAAGCGTCGCCACCCTGGGCCTGGCCGAGGGTGGAGCGGCCTGCGCCCTGATCAAGGCCTCCCACGTGATCCTGGCGGTGAACGGCTGA
- the modA gene encoding molybdate ABC transporter substrate-binding protein, producing the protein MAVASNFTAAIKALEPRFEEATGHDLRISTGSTGKLYAQIRNGAPFDAFLAADARRPRLLEEKGAAVTGSRFTYAVGRLVLWSPDPDRVRGKTTLAAGDFRHLAMANPRTAPYGLAARQALRSLDLWKDLRPRVVRGENIAQAHQYAASGAAELGLVALAQVSGPEAPGEGSRWVVSGDLHEPIRQQAVLLEQGARNAAARAFLDFLQGPEAREILADFGYDPGA; encoded by the coding sequence GTGGCGGTGGCCTCCAACTTCACGGCGGCTATCAAGGCCCTGGAGCCCCGATTCGAGGAGGCCACCGGCCACGACCTGCGCATCAGCACGGGCTCCACCGGCAAGCTCTACGCCCAGATCCGCAACGGCGCCCCCTTCGACGCCTTCCTCGCCGCCGACGCCCGCCGCCCGCGCCTTCTGGAGGAGAAGGGCGCGGCGGTGACCGGCTCCCGCTTCACCTACGCGGTGGGCCGGCTGGTGCTGTGGAGCCCGGATCCGGACCGGGTCCGCGGCAAGACCACCCTGGCCGCGGGGGACTTCCGCCACCTGGCCATGGCCAATCCCCGCACCGCCCCCTACGGCCTCGCCGCCCGGCAGGCCCTGCGGTCCCTGGACCTCTGGAAGGACCTGCGCCCGCGGGTGGTGCGTGGCGAGAACATCGCCCAGGCCCACCAGTACGCCGCCAGCGGGGCCGCGGAGCTGGGCCTCGTGGCGTTGGCGCAGGTCAGCGGGCCGGAGGCCCCGGGGGAAGGCTCCCGTTGGGTGGTCTCCGGCGATCTGCATGAGCCCATCCGTCAGCAGGCGGTGCTCTTGGAACAGGGCGCGCGGAACGCGGCGGCGCGGGCCTTCCTGGATTTCCTCCAGGGGCCCGAGGCCCGGGAGATCCTCGCCGACTTCGGCTACGACCCGGGGGCCTGA
- the modB gene encoding molybdate ABC transporter permease subunit, protein MLESADLTALVTTLKLAGITTAILLLIGTPLAWWLGRTRARLKPAIEAVVALPLVLPPTVLGFYFLVALGPQGLIGGPLEALGIGALAFTFEGLVVASLVYSLPFVVQPLQDAFAGLDRRVQEASATLGAGPLDRFFTVTLPLARRGFLTATTLGFAHTLGEFGVVLMVGGNIPGETRVASIAIYDHVESLAYGQAHLLSGILLVFSFLLLLAVYTLNRRYQVVGL, encoded by the coding sequence ATGCTGGAGTCCGCCGACCTGACGGCGCTGGTCACCACCCTCAAGCTGGCCGGCATCACCACCGCCATCCTCCTGCTGATCGGCACGCCCCTGGCGTGGTGGCTAGGCCGCACCCGGGCCCGCCTCAAGCCCGCCATCGAGGCGGTGGTGGCCCTGCCTCTGGTGCTTCCGCCCACGGTGCTCGGCTTCTACTTCCTGGTCGCGCTGGGCCCGCAGGGCCTCATCGGCGGCCCCCTGGAGGCCCTGGGGATCGGCGCCCTGGCCTTCACCTTCGAGGGGCTGGTGGTGGCCTCGCTGGTTTACAGCCTGCCCTTCGTGGTCCAGCCCCTGCAGGACGCCTTCGCGGGCCTCGACCGCCGAGTGCAGGAGGCGTCGGCCACCCTGGGCGCCGGGCCGCTGGACCGCTTCTTTACCGTCACCCTGCCCCTGGCCCGCCGGGGCTTCCTCACCGCCACCACCCTCGGCTTCGCCCACACCCTCGGGGAGTTCGGCGTGGTGCTCATGGTGGGCGGCAACATCCCCGGCGAAACGCGGGTGGCCTCCATCGCCATCTACGACCACGTGGAATCCCTGGCCTACGGGCAGGCCCACCTGCTGTCGGGGATCCTGCTGGTGTTCTCCTTCCTGCTGCTGCTGGCGGTCTACACCCTCAACCGCCGCTACCAGGTGGTGGGACTGTGA
- the modC gene encoding molybdenum ABC transporter ATP-binding protein produces the protein MTEAALKARFALDRPDFHLEAAFEAPPGGVTALFGPSGSGKTTLLRCVAGLERAPEGYLEVGGTVWQDEDAGLFRPPHRRGVGYVFQEAALLPHRTVTGNLAYGYRRARGPRRLAWGEVIDLLGLEPLLERRPAGLSGGERQRVAIGRALLAGPNLLLLDEPLSALDRAAKAEILPYLERLRDRLALPVLLVSHAVDEVARLADHLVLLEAGHVQGTGPLAEMATRLDLPLAHGEPAEAVVEARVAGHEPGYGLTSLSFPGGRLSVPALDRPPDAPVRVRIRARDVSLTRQPPRETSILNVLTARVADMREEGAEGVMVRLEAGGAPLLARITRKSRDALGLEPGMEVFAQIKGIALAD, from the coding sequence ATGACCGAGGCCGCCCTGAAGGCCCGCTTTGCCCTGGACCGCCCCGACTTCCACCTGGAGGCGGCCTTCGAGGCCCCGCCCGGGGGGGTGACGGCGCTGTTCGGCCCGTCCGGATCGGGCAAGACCACGCTGCTGCGCTGCGTGGCCGGTCTGGAGCGGGCCCCGGAGGGCTACCTGGAGGTGGGCGGTACGGTGTGGCAGGACGAGGACGCGGGCCTCTTCCGCCCGCCCCATCGCCGGGGGGTGGGTTACGTGTTCCAGGAGGCCGCCCTGCTCCCCCATCGCACGGTGACCGGCAACTTGGCCTACGGCTATCGGCGCGCCCGGGGCCCGCGCCGGCTCGCCTGGGGGGAGGTGATCGACCTGCTGGGCCTGGAGCCACTCCTGGAGCGGCGGCCCGCCGGGCTTTCGGGCGGCGAGCGCCAGCGGGTGGCCATCGGCCGCGCCCTGCTCGCCGGGCCCAACCTGCTCCTCCTTGACGAGCCCCTATCGGCCCTGGACCGGGCGGCCAAGGCGGAGATCCTGCCCTACCTGGAGCGGCTGCGGGACCGCCTGGCGCTGCCCGTGCTCCTGGTCAGCCACGCCGTGGACGAGGTGGCCCGCCTCGCCGACCACCTGGTGCTCCTGGAAGCCGGGCACGTCCAGGGCACCGGTCCCCTGGCGGAGATGGCCACCCGGCTCGACCTGCCCCTGGCCCACGGCGAGCCCGCCGAGGCGGTGGTGGAGGCCCGGGTGGCCGGCCACGAGCCCGGGTATGGACTTACCAGCTTGAGCTTCCCCGGGGGCCGGCTGAGCGTCCCGGCCCTCGACCGCCCGCCGGACGCCCCGGTGCGCGTGCGTATCCGCGCCCGGGACGTCAGCCTGACCCGCCAGCCGCCGCGGGAGACCTCCATCCTCAACGTGCTCACCGCCCGGGTGGCGGACATGCGGGAGGAGGGCGCCGAGGGGGTCATGGTCCGCCTGGAGGCCGGGGGCGCGCCCCTGCTGGCCCGGATCACCCGCAAGTCCCGGGACGCCCTAGGCCTGGAGCCGGGCATGGAGGTCTTCGCCCAGATCAAGGGGATCGCCCTGGCCGACTGA
- a CDS encoding metal ABC transporter permease, whose product MSPLEALTDPLFRLPFAAGLLAALTLPLLGNLLRLREEWLAALGLAHLSAAGALGGLGLGIPAIAGGPLTAGVGALFKGLAGAHGNTAYALMILLGWSATLVLAANTALGESLAHAMVDGQLYFAGWPELAGLALFAGLTLAALPWLMPRLLRARFFPEHERANQLPAWRWHLAFDLLVAAGMALGTATVGLMGAFALAFLPAWAAFGLAPGWRAGLAVSASLGLAAYLGAFVAALVLDQPFGPVLVAALLVLSVAARAYGRVRREPAGAV is encoded by the coding sequence ATGAGCCCGCTGGAGGCGCTTACCGACCCGCTGTTCCGGCTGCCCTTCGCTGCGGGCCTGCTAGCGGCCCTCACCCTGCCCCTGCTGGGCAACCTGCTGCGCCTGCGCGAGGAGTGGCTGGCCGCCCTGGGCCTGGCGCACCTGTCCGCCGCCGGGGCCCTGGGCGGCCTGGGGCTGGGGATCCCGGCCATTGCCGGCGGGCCGCTGACCGCCGGAGTGGGGGCCCTGTTCAAGGGCCTCGCCGGGGCCCACGGCAACACCGCCTACGCGCTCATGATCCTGCTGGGCTGGAGCGCTACCCTGGTGCTGGCCGCCAACACCGCCCTGGGCGAGTCCCTGGCCCACGCCATGGTGGACGGCCAGCTCTACTTCGCCGGCTGGCCGGAGCTGGCGGGCCTGGCCCTGTTCGCCGGGCTCACCCTGGCGGCGCTGCCCTGGCTCATGCCGCGCCTGCTCCGCGCCCGCTTCTTCCCGGAGCACGAGCGGGCCAACCAGTTGCCCGCCTGGCGCTGGCACCTGGCCTTCGACCTGCTGGTGGCGGCGGGCATGGCCCTGGGCACGGCCACCGTGGGCCTCATGGGCGCCTTCGCCCTGGCCTTCCTGCCGGCCTGGGCGGCCTTCGGCCTGGCCCCGGGGTGGCGGGCCGGGCTGGCGGTAAGCGCGTCCCTGGGGCTGGCCGCCTACCTGGGCGCCTTTGTCGCCGCCCTTGTGCTCGACCAGCCCTTCGGCCCGGTCCTGGTGGCGGCCCTGCTGGTCCTGAGCGTGGCCGCCCGGGCCTACGGACGCGTCCGGCGGGAGCCCGCGGGGGCGGTGTAG
- a CDS encoding ATP-binding cassette domain-containing protein, which translates to MARATVQHPEGTGNGPAPGERGTAPLVTAEEAVVGYERPVLGPLSFRVRPGDVVGVWGPNGAGKSTLLKAIAGAARVHRGRLERPPDLRLAYQAQRPARLAEMPVKGRELLAVMQADDRRPPERLRPWLEQRLDRLSGGQLQLLTIWACLASGARLVLLDEPSNNLDPEGIDLLVELLGARAAGEAVLVVSHEAPFLERVATRHLEVGA; encoded by the coding sequence ATGGCCCGAGCGACCGTCCAACATCCGGAGGGGACGGGGAATGGTCCCGCTCCCGGGGAACGCGGAACCGCCCCGCTGGTAACCGCCGAGGAGGCGGTGGTGGGCTATGAGCGACCCGTGCTCGGCCCCCTGTCCTTCCGGGTGCGGCCCGGCGACGTGGTGGGCGTGTGGGGCCCCAACGGCGCCGGCAAGTCCACCCTGCTCAAGGCCATTGCCGGGGCGGCGCGGGTGCACCGCGGTCGCCTGGAGCGGCCCCCGGACCTGCGCCTGGCCTACCAGGCCCAGCGCCCGGCCCGCCTGGCGGAGATGCCGGTGAAGGGCCGGGAGCTATTGGCGGTCATGCAGGCCGACGACCGCAGGCCCCCGGAGCGCCTGCGGCCCTGGCTGGAGCAGCGTCTGGACCGCCTCTCCGGCGGCCAGCTGCAGCTGCTTACCATCTGGGCCTGCCTGGCGAGCGGGGCCCGCCTGGTCCTGTTGGACGAGCCCTCCAACAACCTGGACCCGGAGGGAATCGACCTGCTGGTGGAGCTGCTGGGGGCCCGCGCGGCGGGGGAGGCGGTGCTGGTGGTGAGCCACGAGGCCCCCTTCCTGGAGCGGGTCGCCACCCGGCACCTGGAGGTGGGGGCATGA
- a CDS encoding metal ABC transporter substrate-binding protein, which produces MIRVFLTIILTLAAALPVMAETRVAATTTSMAMLARTVGGDAVSVTTLAPPDRDTHYLQAKPSMIRDLRSADLVVAVGAELEVGWLPAAIRNAANPSIRPGRPGYFEAAAQVELLDAGGRADRSGGDVHPAGDPHVNLDPVRMAAVAEALADRLAELEPGHAAAFGERAAAFAQEVEQRLPAWEERVADSPGVVGFHKDIRYLLERLEVPIRGYLESKPGVPPSGSHLRELIAALKGSGPGVVIRHPFHPSGPVEKVAGATGWATAALPLDPPLGATDEDYFALIEDYVEAVAAPRRKGE; this is translated from the coding sequence ATGATCCGCGTTTTTCTGACCATCATTTTGACCCTGGCCGCCGCCTTGCCCGTCATGGCGGAGACACGGGTGGCCGCCACCACCACCTCCATGGCCATGCTCGCCCGCACGGTGGGCGGCGATGCGGTCTCCGTGACCACCCTGGCGCCCCCGGACCGGGACACCCACTACCTGCAGGCCAAGCCCTCCATGATCCGGGACCTGCGCAGCGCGGACCTGGTGGTGGCGGTGGGGGCCGAGCTGGAGGTGGGCTGGCTGCCCGCCGCCATCCGCAACGCCGCCAACCCGTCCATCCGGCCGGGCCGTCCGGGCTACTTCGAGGCCGCCGCGCAGGTGGAGCTCCTGGATGCCGGGGGGCGGGCGGACCGCTCTGGGGGCGACGTCCACCCCGCCGGCGACCCCCACGTGAACCTGGATCCCGTGCGCATGGCGGCGGTGGCCGAGGCCCTGGCCGACCGCCTGGCGGAGCTGGAGCCCGGCCACGCGGCGGCCTTCGGGGAGCGGGCCGCCGCATTCGCGCAGGAGGTGGAGCAGCGCCTTCCAGCTTGGGAGGAACGGGTGGCCGACAGTCCGGGCGTGGTGGGCTTCCACAAGGACATCCGTTACCTCCTGGAGCGGCTGGAGGTGCCCATCCGCGGGTACCTGGAGTCCAAACCCGGGGTGCCGCCCTCGGGCTCCCACCTGCGGGAGCTGATCGCCGCGCTGAAGGGCTCTGGGCCGGGGGTGGTTATCCGCCATCCCTTCCACCCAAGCGGCCCGGTGGAGAAGGTGGCGGGCGCTACGGGCTGGGCGACGGCCGCCCTGCCGCTCGATCCCCCGCTGGGCGCCACCGACGAGGACTACTTCGCTCTCATCGAGGACTACGTGGAAGCCGTCGCCGCCCCGCGGCGGAAAGGGGAGTGA
- a CDS encoding TonB-dependent receptor, protein MQRTAWLAGIALVVGAGETAFGQTAPYPGAGAAGSSSAEVTSGNRFNPDISVILEGNAYWDDADGEGAGLPGLAEGINAAHGGAGHDHGHAHGGDEPGFNLKPTELLFSASVDPYFDAFVQAVIEDSGEVGLEEAYFTTTALPAGLRVKGGQFLSGIGYHNEKHRHQWEFIEQNLPYQHLLGPHGLMDSGVQLTWTPATPVYTHFGVEALQGDQEVVGRFAGEEAIHGLEEEGHVTGGTLDPYRDPDEGPRLFTAFAKVAPDLGYSHELQAGLFGVYATDHQEIHGGETLPVHVTNGQSWVVGTDWVYAYDAPDQYGKGDIKLQAEYLYAVKDLEVAYHAEDPSVEGDRREFTEDGFYVQGRYGFAANWRAGARYDMVGLTNKREGPGTATHWDRSERISANVTWSPSHFSRLQAQWSRPEIATDHGTETANQFFLRYILSLGQHGAHDF, encoded by the coding sequence ATGCAACGCACCGCTTGGCTGGCGGGCATCGCCCTCGTCGTGGGCGCGGGTGAGACCGCCTTTGGGCAGACCGCCCCGTACCCGGGGGCCGGAGCCGCCGGCTCCAGCTCCGCCGAGGTCACCTCCGGCAACCGCTTCAACCCCGATATCTCCGTGATCCTCGAAGGCAACGCCTACTGGGACGACGCCGACGGCGAGGGCGCCGGTCTGCCCGGCCTAGCCGAGGGCATCAACGCCGCCCACGGCGGGGCGGGCCACGACCACGGCCACGCCCATGGCGGCGACGAGCCGGGCTTCAACCTCAAGCCCACGGAGCTGCTGTTCTCCGCCAGCGTCGATCCCTATTTCGACGCCTTCGTGCAGGCGGTGATCGAGGACAGCGGAGAAGTCGGCCTGGAGGAGGCCTACTTCACCACAACCGCGCTGCCCGCCGGGCTCCGGGTGAAGGGCGGCCAGTTCCTCTCCGGCATCGGCTACCACAACGAGAAGCACCGCCACCAGTGGGAGTTTATCGAGCAGAACCTGCCCTACCAGCACCTGCTCGGCCCCCACGGCCTCATGGATTCCGGCGTCCAGCTCACCTGGACCCCGGCCACGCCGGTCTACACCCACTTCGGCGTGGAGGCCCTGCAGGGCGACCAGGAGGTTGTGGGCCGGTTCGCCGGAGAGGAGGCCATCCACGGCCTGGAGGAAGAAGGTCATGTCACCGGGGGCACCCTGGACCCCTACCGGGACCCCGACGAGGGACCGCGGCTGTTCACCGCCTTCGCCAAGGTGGCGCCCGACCTGGGCTACTCCCACGAGCTGCAGGCGGGGCTGTTCGGCGTTTACGCCACGGACCATCAGGAGATCCACGGCGGCGAGACGCTCCCGGTCCACGTCACCAACGGGCAGTCCTGGGTGGTGGGCACGGACTGGGTCTACGCCTACGACGCGCCCGATCAGTACGGCAAGGGCGACATCAAGCTCCAGGCCGAGTACCTCTACGCCGTGAAGGACCTGGAGGTGGCCTACCACGCGGAGGATCCGTCCGTGGAGGGCGACCGGCGGGAATTCACCGAGGACGGCTTCTACGTTCAGGGCCGCTATGGCTTCGCCGCCAACTGGCGGGCGGGCGCCCGCTACGACATGGTGGGCCTGACCAACAAGCGGGAGGGTCCGGGGACCGCCACCCACTGGGACCGCTCCGAGCGGATCTCGGCCAATGTCACCTGGAGCCCCAGCCACTTCTCCCGGCTCCAGGCCCAGTGGTCCCGGCCGGAGATTGCCACCGACCACGGCACCGAGACGGCCAATCAGTTCTTCCTGCGCTACATCCTGAGCCTGGGCCAGCACGGCGCCCACGACTTCTAG
- a CDS encoding FKBP-type peptidyl-prolyl cis-trans isomerase, whose translation MQAAKNRVVSIDYTLKDADDQVIDTSEGREPLAYIHGIGQIIPGLETALEGKGPGEDVSVTITPEEGYGERDDSMVMQIPREQFEGAEQIEPGMQFQAETDEGVRILTVLEAGDQEVTVDGNHPLAGVTLNFDVNVVDVRDASQEELDHGHVHGPGGHDH comes from the coding sequence ATGCAGGCTGCCAAAAACCGGGTCGTCTCCATCGACTACACCCTGAAGGACGCCGACGACCAGGTAATCGACACCTCCGAGGGCCGCGAGCCGCTGGCCTACATCCACGGTATCGGCCAGATCATCCCCGGCCTGGAGACCGCCCTGGAGGGCAAGGGCCCCGGCGAGGACGTCTCGGTCACCATCACCCCCGAGGAAGGCTACGGCGAGCGGGACGACTCCATGGTCATGCAGATCCCCCGCGAGCAGTTCGAAGGGGCCGAGCAGATCGAGCCCGGCATGCAGTTCCAGGCGGAGACCGATGAGGGCGTGCGGATCCTCACCGTGCTGGAAGCCGGCGATCAGGAGGTCACCGTGGACGGGAACCATCCCCTCGCGGGCGTCACCCTGAACTTCGACGTGAACGTGGTGGACGTGCGCGACGCCTCCCAGGAGGAGCTCGACCACGGCCACGTGCACGGCCCCGGCGGCCACGACCACTAG